A genomic stretch from Telopea speciosissima isolate NSW1024214 ecotype Mountain lineage chromosome 7, Tspe_v1, whole genome shotgun sequence includes:
- the LOC122669777 gene encoding endoglucanase 17-like — translation MAISASHSSPSGLIILCFLVSLLLSNALPEEEYYLKHPHHRPIAKHNYRDALSKSILFFEGQRSGKLPPNQRLSWRRDSGLSDGSAMRVDLVGGYYDAGDNVKFGFPMAFTTTMLSWSVIEFGGLMKGELQNAKEAIRWATDYLLKATAHPDTIYVQVGDATKDHSCWERPEDMDTPRTVLKVDKKTPGTEVAAETAAALAAASLVFRRSDPSYSRLLVTRAIRVFAFADKYRGSYSNGLKNFVCPYYCSFSGYQDELLWGAAWLHKATRNPSYLNYIQVNGQTLGADESDNIFGWDNKHVGARILLSKSFLVQKVQSLRDYKGHADNFICSLIPGASFSQAQYTPGGLLYKMSDSNMQYVTSTSFLLLTYAKYLTSAHKFVSCGGIIITPRKLRTIAKKQVDYLLGENPLRMSYMVGYSARYPERIHHRGSSLPSIVAHPAKIQCSAGFSVMNSASPNPNILIGAIVGGPDLHDRFPDQRSDYEQSEPATYINAPLVGALAYLAHSFGQL, via the exons atggctATTTCTGCTTCCCATTCTTCTCCCTCTGGTCTGATCATCCTTTGTTTCTTAGTGTCTCTGCTTCTTTCCAATGCGTTACCAGAAGAAGAATACTACCTTAAACACCCCCACCACCGGCCCATTGCCAAACACAACTACAGAGATGCTCTTTCCAAATCCATCCTCTTCTTTGAAGGGCAGAGGTCAGGCAAACTCCCTCCTAACCAGAGGCTATCATGGAGAAGAGACTCTGGTCTCTCAGATGGCTCGGCTATGCGT GTTGATTTGGTTGGAGGATATTACGACGCAGGGGACAATGTGAAGTTTGGGTTTCCCATGGCTTTCACGACAACAATGCTTTCATGGAGTGTTATCGAGTTTGGTGGGTTAATGAAAGGAGAGTTGCAGAATGCAAAAGAAGCCATTCGTTGGGCTACAGATTACCTTCTCAAAGCCACTGCCCATCCAGACACTATCTATGTTCAG GTTGGTGATGCTACCAAGGACCATTCTTGTTGGGAAAGACCTGAAGATATGGATACTCCAAGAACTGTATTAAAGGTCGACAAAAAAACTCCTGGAACTGAAGTAGCTGCTGAAACAGCGGCCGCTCTTGCTGCTGCATCTCTGgttttcagaagatctgacccatcTTACTCTAGGCTTCTGGTCACAAGAGCCATCAGG GTGTTTGCGTTCGCTGACAAATACAGGGGCTCCTACAGCAATGGATTGAAAAACTTTGTTTGCCCATATTACTGTTCCTTTTCAGGCTATCAG GATGAACTGTTGTGGGGAGCTGCGTGGTTACATAAAGCCACCAGAAACCCATCTTACTTGAACTACATTCAAGTCAATGGGCAGACCTTGGGAGCAGACGAGAGTGACAATATATTTGGGTGGGATAACAAACATGTTGGGGCAAGGATTCTTCTTTCAAAG TCATTTTTAGTCCAAAAGGTTCAATCTCTCCGTGATTACAAAGGACATGCCGATAATTTCATTTGTTCCCTCATACCAGGGGCCTCTTTCTCCCAAGCTCAATACACTCCAG GGGGGCTTCTGTACAAGATGAGTGACAGCAACATGCAGTATGTGACATCCACCTCTTTCCTGCTGCTAACATACGCCAAGTACTTAACCTCCGCCCATAAGTTCGTCAGCTGCGGGGGAATCATTATCACTCCAAGGAAGCTCCGCACCATTGCTAAGAAACAG GTGGATTACTTGCTGGGGGAGAACCCATTGAGGATGTCATACATGGTGGGGTATAGTGCGAGATACCCAGAGAGGATACACCATCGAGGCTCATCCCTGCCGTCTATTGTTGCACATCCAGCGAAGATCCAATGCTCCGCTGGGTTTAGTGTCATGAACTCTGCATCACCAAATCCTAACATTCTAATCGGGGCAATCGTGGGTGGACCCGACCTTCATGATAGGTTTCCAGATCAGAGATCCGATTATGAGCAATCAGAGCCTGCCACGTACATCAATGCACCTCTGGTGGGAGCACTTGCTTATCTTGCTCACTCATTCGGACAgctctaa